A single window of Dermochelys coriacea isolate rDerCor1 chromosome 2, rDerCor1.pri.v4, whole genome shotgun sequence DNA harbors:
- the CPNE3 gene encoding copine-3 isoform X2, protein MAAQCVTKVELTISCNNLLDKDVGSKSDPLCVLLHNTSGQQWYEVDRTERIKNSLNPKFSKRFLIDYYFELVQKFKFGIYDIDNKTIDLSDDDFLGEFECTLGQIVSCKTLTRPLMFKNGKPAGKGSITITAEEVKDNRVVLFEIEARKLDNKVIKNNLNPVWKPFKIPLNSLCYSDMDKTIKVECYDYDNDGSHDLIGSFLTTMSKLNEASRSSPAEFECINEKKRQKKKSYKNSGVVSVKHCEIIVECTFLDYIMGGCQLNFTVGIDFTGSNGDPRSPDSLHYISPNGVNEYLTAIWSVGMVIQDYDADKMFPAFGFGAQIPPSFQVSHEFPLNFNPSNPFCTGIQGIIDAYRTCLPQVKLYGPTNFSPIINHVATLAGAAAQQQTASQYFVLLIITDGVITDLDATRSAIVNAAKLPMSIIIVGVGGADFSAMEFLDGDNGSLRSPTGEPAIRDIVQFVPFRQFQNAPKEALAQCVLAEVPQQVVNYFSTYKLQPPKNPAAK, encoded by the exons AGAATTCCTTGAACCCAAAGTTTTCCAAGAGGTTCCTAATTGATTACTACTTTGAACTGGTTCAGAAGTTTAAATTTGGGATTTATGACATTGACAACAAAACCATTGATCTAAGTGATGATGACTTCCTGGGAGAATTTGAATGCACTCTGGGACAA ATAGTCTCCTGCAAGACGCTGACAAGACcattaatgtttaaaaatggCAAACCTGCTGGGAAAGGAAGCATTACG ATTACAGCAGAAGAAGTAAAGGATAACAGAGTGGTCTTGTTCGAAATAGAAGCAAGGAAACTAGACAATAAG GTTATAAAAAACAACTTGAATCCTGTCTGGAAGCCCTTTAAAATACCTCTCAATTCTCTGTGTTACAGTGATATGGATAAAACAATCAAG GTAGAGTGCTATGATTATGACAATGATGGGTCTCATGATCTCATAGGGAGTTTTCTAACCACGATGTCAAAACTGAATGAAGCTTCTCGATCCTCACCG GCTGAATTTGAATGCATCAATGAGAAGAAGAGACAAAAGAAGAAAAGCTACAAAAATTCTGGTGTCGTGAGTGTGAAACACTGTGAG ATTATAGTGGAATGCACGTTCCTTGATTACATCATGGGAGGATGTCAGCTGAATTTCACT GTGGGGATAGATTTTACAGGCTCCAATGGGGACCCTCGCTCACCAGACTCTCTACATTACATCAGCCCTAATGGGGTTAATGAATACCTGACAGCCATTTGGTCTGTAGGAATGGTCATTCAGGACTATGATGC AGATAAAATGTTTCCAGCCTTTGGATTTGGTGCACAGATTCCTCCTTCCTTTCAG GTATCTCATGAGTTTCCGTTAAACTTTAACCCATCAAATCCATTCTGCACTG GAATCCAAGGCATTATTGATGCATACCGGACCTGCCTTCCTCAAGTAAAATTATATGGGCCAACCAATTTTTCTCCAATAATAAACCATGTGGCTACATTAGCTGGTGCAGCTGCACAGCAACAGACAGCATCA CAATATTTTGTGCTCCTCATCATAACGGATGGTGTGATAACGGACCTTGATGCAACCAGATCCGCCATAGTTAATGCCGCAAAGCTTCCCATGTCCATTATCATTGTTGGCGTTGGAGGAGCTGATTTCAGTGCCATGGAGTTTCTTGATGGTGACAATGGAAGTCTCAGGTCCCCAACTGGAGAGCCAGCTATCAGAGACATTGTCCAGTTTGTGCCATTTAGGCAGTTTCAAAAT gCTCCCAAAGAAGCCCTGGCTCAGTGTGTCCTGGCAGAAGTGCCTCAGCAAGTGGTAAACTACTTCAGCACGTACAAACTGCAGCCTCCCAAGAATCCTGCCGCTAAGTGA
- the CPNE3 gene encoding copine-3 isoform X1: MAAQCVTKVELTISCNNLLDKDVGSKSDPLCVLLHNTSGQQWYEVDRTERIKNSLNPKFSKRFLIDYYFELVQKFKFGIYDIDNKTIDLSDDDFLGEFECTLGQIVSCKTLTRPLMFKNGKPAGKGSITITAEEVKDNRVVLFEIEARKLDNKDIFGKSDPYLEFHKQTSEGNWVMVHRTEVIKNNLNPVWKPFKIPLNSLCYSDMDKTIKVECYDYDNDGSHDLIGSFLTTMSKLNEASRSSPAEFECINEKKRQKKKSYKNSGVVSVKHCEIIVECTFLDYIMGGCQLNFTVGIDFTGSNGDPRSPDSLHYISPNGVNEYLTAIWSVGMVIQDYDADKMFPAFGFGAQIPPSFQVSHEFPLNFNPSNPFCTGIQGIIDAYRTCLPQVKLYGPTNFSPIINHVATLAGAAAQQQTASQYFVLLIITDGVITDLDATRSAIVNAAKLPMSIIIVGVGGADFSAMEFLDGDNGSLRSPTGEPAIRDIVQFVPFRQFQNAPKEALAQCVLAEVPQQVVNYFSTYKLQPPKNPAAK, from the exons AGAATTCCTTGAACCCAAAGTTTTCCAAGAGGTTCCTAATTGATTACTACTTTGAACTGGTTCAGAAGTTTAAATTTGGGATTTATGACATTGACAACAAAACCATTGATCTAAGTGATGATGACTTCCTGGGAGAATTTGAATGCACTCTGGGACAA ATAGTCTCCTGCAAGACGCTGACAAGACcattaatgtttaaaaatggCAAACCTGCTGGGAAAGGAAGCATTACG ATTACAGCAGAAGAAGTAAAGGATAACAGAGTGGTCTTGTTCGAAATAGAAGCAAGGAAACTAGACAATAAG GATATTTTTGGAAAGTCAGACCCTTACTTGGAGTTCCACAAGCAGACTTCAGAAGGGAACTGGGTGATGGTTCACAGAACTGAG GTTATAAAAAACAACTTGAATCCTGTCTGGAAGCCCTTTAAAATACCTCTCAATTCTCTGTGTTACAGTGATATGGATAAAACAATCAAG GTAGAGTGCTATGATTATGACAATGATGGGTCTCATGATCTCATAGGGAGTTTTCTAACCACGATGTCAAAACTGAATGAAGCTTCTCGATCCTCACCG GCTGAATTTGAATGCATCAATGAGAAGAAGAGACAAAAGAAGAAAAGCTACAAAAATTCTGGTGTCGTGAGTGTGAAACACTGTGAG ATTATAGTGGAATGCACGTTCCTTGATTACATCATGGGAGGATGTCAGCTGAATTTCACT GTGGGGATAGATTTTACAGGCTCCAATGGGGACCCTCGCTCACCAGACTCTCTACATTACATCAGCCCTAATGGGGTTAATGAATACCTGACAGCCATTTGGTCTGTAGGAATGGTCATTCAGGACTATGATGC AGATAAAATGTTTCCAGCCTTTGGATTTGGTGCACAGATTCCTCCTTCCTTTCAG GTATCTCATGAGTTTCCGTTAAACTTTAACCCATCAAATCCATTCTGCACTG GAATCCAAGGCATTATTGATGCATACCGGACCTGCCTTCCTCAAGTAAAATTATATGGGCCAACCAATTTTTCTCCAATAATAAACCATGTGGCTACATTAGCTGGTGCAGCTGCACAGCAACAGACAGCATCA CAATATTTTGTGCTCCTCATCATAACGGATGGTGTGATAACGGACCTTGATGCAACCAGATCCGCCATAGTTAATGCCGCAAAGCTTCCCATGTCCATTATCATTGTTGGCGTTGGAGGAGCTGATTTCAGTGCCATGGAGTTTCTTGATGGTGACAATGGAAGTCTCAGGTCCCCAACTGGAGAGCCAGCTATCAGAGACATTGTCCAGTTTGTGCCATTTAGGCAGTTTCAAAAT gCTCCCAAAGAAGCCCTGGCTCAGTGTGTCCTGGCAGAAGTGCCTCAGCAAGTGGTAAACTACTTCAGCACGTACAAACTGCAGCCTCCCAAGAATCCTGCCGCTAAGTGA